The Pithys albifrons albifrons isolate INPA30051 chromosome 1, PitAlb_v1, whole genome shotgun sequence genome contains the following window.
tatatatatatatatatatatatatatatatatatatgtaaacagactagtgcaacccacttccccaacaccataagagaaaaaaaaaacaagaacaaaacccagcaggttttcctccgggagaaaaggttatacttaagtgtccttgtcacagcccggctggctgcagagtgagtttcagtccctctccagcgaaacagacgagcagtgggctttcagatggactcagtctcttccccctgtgttccccgtccaagaagcagaaaggtacgagcaaccagcagcaaatccaaggcaggcagcagcacggcaggaaaaaaagtagtccgaagtaggcagcggcaagacagccagggaaaaccccagcagtaaccagcagggcagcctgcctccttggagcccccactcccccgttccgccgagccaagactgaggagaatatccaaaaaaaaaccaaaagagacaaacctgcccccaccccagcgatcacagttaactgcttcttttgttaaccgctggcctgggcagttaagtggcaggggagagaatttacataataatcccaaactacaacaacaacACAGTGctattatgaaataaataatatgaTTATTTATGAAACAAATAATATGGTTATTTTCCCCTTAAGTCTTGCTCCCCTGTCCAGGAGTTTCCCTGTGTCATGCATTGCTACATGGGCACCTAAAGTGCTCAGGCTACTATGGTAGTAGGAGCCAAGAACAGATTATCGGGCTTTCCATGAGGCATCCGGCAAGACTGATGAGATCTTTGTCTGAGAAACTGTGCACCAGTTGAACTACTGGTGGAAGCATACAAGGCATCCCACAGGTGAGCAGGAGAGCAAACTATAGTCTTATGCTGCAGATGAGAGATGTATGTAGTCTTTGCTACAAGAAGGTGACACAGGGACCCctcaagaaaaaggattttatcccttctccataaaatcatgtGGTCTTTACTACTAATTTTTGATTAGTTCTGTactaaatttgtattttttattaatttttgattttagcttgtacCTTAGTTTGTCAGTTATCTTAACTATGCatagctttagacaaagaggaatttaaccctgttGCTGTAAgctgaactttaagaaataaaccaaaaccttgtTCAGATTAAAGGCtaaactgtaagaaataaatcagaaaacctgtctaggctgaggcttgaagctgtaacattgtttagTTGAAAGGAAACACAGGGCTGCGGAGGTAAGAGCAGCCCATTAGATCTGTTAAAATTCACCCAAAATACACAGCTTAACTTTGGGGAGGGGTTATTGGTCCTAACTAAGTATATAAACCTGAAAAGACAAAAGTCTTGTTGAACATGTATTTGGTGGAATTATCCCCCATGTTCCCagtgctgaataaaaggaagaattttgtccTATTCTATTGGATTTCATTGTTTCCTCAAATCAAAGCGGTGCCTGAGGAAGGAAACGTTTGACTTCACATCCCTCAGAAGAAAGGCATTGCCTTTATAATGAAAGCTGCTGCCCTGTAAGAAATTGTTCTGGGAACAGCAGATGTAACAAGGCCTCTCTTCACCAGATTCATCTCTCACATCTGCCTTGGTGAATGTTTTTCCTGCCCCATCTGTCCACAGGTGCTCCCATGCTCCACGACAGTGCCCGGGTGGTCCATCTACTGTAAGAAATccaaaaattatgaaaagatgaagaaaaatatctagCATATAGTTGAAATTCATTTAACTAAATtattaaacaaattatttaaacaacttaaacaaattatttaacTCATAATGTTACTAGTTTACCTCAAAGATTGTAGATGAGATGTGAGCCAGAGTCCATGGGAGGTTTTAGAAAATCAATCTTCTATTTTCAGTGCTGCAAACTaatgacttttttgttttttaattctggACTCCTGTGCAACTCAGCACTTTGCAAACTGTTCAATGACAGTAGATGACAAAATGTTTTAGAGATAAATTCAAGGTAAACAAAGTTGATCTCCCAATCACATGAAATCTTGTGTTAATTTTCAAACTAGATCTAGAGAAATCCCTTTCACAATCTGCAGCAATCAGGTATTCAGCAACAGCGTGGCCAGCAGAACTAGGGAAGTGATTGCCCCCCTGTGCTCGGCAttgatgaggccacacctcgagtcttttgtccagttttgggcctctcactacaggaaggacactgagatgctgcagcatttccagagaagaacaacagagctggggaagagtTCGGAGTatgtcccaggagcagcagctgaggcagctggggctgcttagcctggagaaaaaggcTCTCCACGACTACCTGGAAGGAGATTGCAGCCAGCTGGGGGGCGGTTTCTTCTGTCAGACAAatagtgacaggatgagaggacataGTCAATCTTAAGCTGCACCATGGAAGGTTTAGTTTGGGCATTAGGAtgcatttcttcacagaaagggtgactAGATACTGTGATggactgctcagggaggtgaTGGTCgttgtccctggaggtgtttaaggaaagactggaccTGGCACTCggtgccatggtctggttgacatggtggtgttcgGTCATAGCTTGGGTtcggtgatctcagaggtcttttccaacccgaCTGATTCCATACCTCTGtgatcatagaatagaatcatagaatcagtcgggttggaaaagacctccgagatcatcaagccaacccttggtccaactccagtgcatttactagatcatggcactcagtgccatgtccaatctcagtttaaaaacctccagggatggctTGAGCCCgagcccccttgtcctattgctgagtgctggggagaagagaccaaccaccacctggctataacttcccttcaggtagttctagacagtgatgaggtcacctctgagcctcctcttctccaggctaaacacccccagctccctcagcctctccccacagcacttgtggctccagccccttcaccagctGATTCCCCGGCTGTCCCTGCAGCCGCGTCACGCCTCCGTGCCTCCCTCCTCTCGGCAGCGCCCCGACACCCCACCGGGGCacccccctgcctgcccctgcctcgGGAGAGCCGCGGccgggggctgtgcctgggccGGGGTTGTGTAGCCCACGGCGCGGGTACACCATGGCTGCGCTGGCGGCTGCTCTCCTCTGGCACGGACCTGCCTCTGCGGCAGCGGACACGGCTGTGTGGCggcccggggcaggggcaggctggCCCGTCTGGCGGCGCTGAGGGCCGGGCCGGACCGGGTCGGGAGGGTACGGCAGTGCCGGCGCTGAGGGCACAGAGAGCACGGAGGGGCACAGTAGTTCCCCCCGCCATGGGCGACAGCGGCGCTGAGGGGAGTGCCAGACAgggtcgggccgggccgggcaaggcagggcaggagggtaCGGCAGTGCTGGCGCTGAGGGCACGGAGAGCACGGAGGGCACAGCGTTGTCCCCCACCATGGGCGGCAGCGGCGCTGAGGGCAATGCCAGAcagggctgggccgggccgggcagggcaggagggtaCGGCAGTGCCGgcgctgagggcagggcagggcagggtagAGCAGGGTACGGCAATGCCGCCGCTGAGGGCACGGAGCGCACAGCAGACTCCCCGCTATGGGCAGTGGCGGCGCTGAGGGCAGTGCCAGACAGGGCAGTGccagacagggcagggcagtgccggCGCTGAGGGTACGGAGGGCACAGCAGACCCACCGCCATGGCCGGCAGCGGCGCGGAGGGCAGTGCCAGACAGGGTCGGGCAGGGCAGGGTACGGCAATGCCGGCGCTGAGGGCACGGAGCGTACAGCTCTGCCCCTCGCCATGGGCGGCAGCGGCGCCGCCACAGCCCCGCGCGCGAGCGGCGCCGGTAGGCGGGGCCTCGGCGGGTCCGGCCCAACGCGCCGGGTCCGGCGGCGGCGCCATTTTGAACCGGCGGAGGGTCGGAGGAGGCGGAGAGTGTCGAGCTGTGCTGCGGGTGCCCCCAGGGAGAACTGGCACGGAGAGAGGCGATATGGCCGCGAATAGGAACTTGAAGCAAGTGCGGATCGAGAATAGCTCCCCAGCGGCGCCGCTGGGCATGGTGGGAGGTGGCGGCGGCAACCTGAAAGGATTGCGGGGCCTGGAAGCGGAGAGTGAGGCGGCGGCCATGGCGCTGGCGCCGAGCAAAGAAGGTGGCGGagatgaggagcaggaggttggGTTCACCATCGACATCAAGAGCTTTCTGAAACCCGGAGAGAAGAGCTACACGCAGCGCTGCCGACTGTTCGTGGGGAATCTGCCTACTGATATCACCGAGGAGGATTTCAAGCGCCTCTTCGAGCGCTACGGGGAGCCCAGCGAGGTCTTCATCAATCGGGACCGCGGCTTCGGCTTCATCCGCTTGGTGAGGATCCGGGCGAGCCCCTGTGGCTGCCCCGTGACCCGGGGGCTGCCTTTGCAAAAGGGAGGCTTCGGTCCATCGCCCCCCGCCTCCTTCGCTCCCTTTTCGGCGGGTGTAAAAATGGCAGTGCCTCccattctctctctcctccctgctAGCGCTCGTCCCCCCgcctcctcttccctctgccccctcccctgctaCATCCAAGCCAGACCCTGCGTTCTGAGCAGCCCTCCCACCCGCTGCCCTTTCGGTCTCACCTTGGCACTGGGTGGGCAGAATTGTTTCGAAATATCTCTTCTCACACGTGGTGAAAACCGAACATGCAATCACGGAATTGCAAAGAGTGGGCGATCTTGGTTTGTTTAAATTGCTTGTGCGCAGATAAGACTAGGTTTTTAGCGGTAATACCTAAAATACTTGTTCAAACGTGCTCGAGTCGAGcatgcaaaaaaagaaatcatctgAAAAGTTTATAATATTGTATGTAAATGCGGTTTAATATGTAGGATTGTTTTTCATGACTGCCGTGTCTAGAATGTACGGATTTGTATCATTCCGGGAATGGCTTTACAGTGCTTTGGGTGTCTCTAGCTATGatgttttcatgtatttttactggttaggatttctttctttttggttGTCTTCTTAAAATGCGCGTGGAGTTCTGCCGTGCATCTTTTACCCTGAGATTTGCCCGGCCTGAAATAGCAGTTTTCTGGAGGAAATGCGATAATTTACGTATCATTACAGTTTTATATGTAATACAGGTTAGATAGAGCttttaaccctaaccctagccccTTTTCATTATGTTTagggaatatatatatatgtgtgtgtatatacatatatacatatatatgtgtgtgtatatatacacctatctgtctatctatctcaTCTCTCTACCTATCtcatctatctatatctatcttatctatctatctatctatctatctatcttttAAAAGCTTACCTAGTCAGTTCAACTGTGGGGAAAGGACtaaagagtgattttttttaaatgtaaggGATTGCAGGATCAACTTTggtgaagagaggaaaaagacagGTTTTGATACACTCTGTCTCATGCGTGTGGGTGCACAAAGCCCATAAATGTGAGAAGAACGAATATATGAGCAAAGAAGGTAATTTCGTCATTTACTGGTGACATTTGAATGGGACATCCATTGAGAGCAAGTGTGATATTTTCACTTgtgaaaaggcaaaacaagaagccaaaccaaaacaccttATATCCTGTAGTGTAAtctttgaaaatactgtttccCACTACCTGGAGCTAGAAATGctgaatataaatatttgagtAGGTAAATAGGAAAAAGCATTAAGTTTTCAACTTTATTCAAAGCCTTTACAGAGCAGCACTGTCATAATGAGAATTTGTTATGTCCTGTTATGTGCAACAAAAATTTGCACCTATGTCATTTCTTAGGATAAATCACAGTGGGTGACGAATGCAcgttttgggttggtttttttttttcaatcagaGAACAGGAACAACgttagttgtttgttttttttttgactagatgaaaataaaattgaatgaCCATGATGCCAGTGTGCTCAAGTGAAGGAAAGCAACTTTGCTACTTCTCCGGGGTGGGGGGGACACACGGAAGTGGTATCTGttgtctttgaaaatgaaatctgtgaatattttctgtcttgatAAAGGAATCTAGGACCCTGGCTGAAATAGCAAAGGCAGAACTTGATGGTACTATTCTGAAGAGCAGACCGCTTCGAATTCGATTTGCTACACACGGAGCTGCCTTAACTGTCAAGAATCTTTCCCCTGTGGTTTCTAATGAGCTGCTGGAACAAGCATTCTCTCAGTTCGGGCCAGTGGAAAGAGCCGTGGTTGTCGTAGATGATCGTGGCAGAGCTACAGGAAAAGGTTTTGTAGAGTTTGCAGCAAAACCTCCAGCACGAAAAGCTCTAGAAAGATGCAGTGATGGGGCATTCCTGCTAACAACGTGAGTTCCCACCCAGGCTTTTCTTTGATTTCATGTGAATATATTGTTGTGATGTGAACAGAAGCTGCATTCGTGGGTGTTTCCTAGTtatgatttaattttcaaattacaaGAGCTGTGAGGTAAGAAATTAAGATAATTTACATAAATACCTCAAATCATTACCACATGAGAGTCTGAGagcaaaattttgctttttcttaccTATATGCAATTATTACTTTTCTGCATAGTAGGGCATTTTCTAGTGAGAGTTTATTTTCATTGATTGCAATCTTTCTGAGCCCTGTAACATGACAAAATAATATTCCTTTCTTTGTGAGCAACAATGCTGACATTTCCATAGACTCAGGAAAGGTTTTCTAtataaaaagttttatttttggctTCTAAGGCCagattttatttgttgtttttaaataaagatacATTCTGCAGAGGTTTCTCACAATGGTCTTTGGAAAACCTATTTTGAGGGCAAGCAAACTTGAAAATTGCAGAACTTCTCTCGCATCTCTCGTTTCTGTATGTGCTGAAGAGAGTTGTCAGTTGCTGTACTTAACGACATTCACAAGTGACATTTTCAAATGATTTCTGAAAAGACTGTGGAGTGATAAACATTCATGGTTGTTTCTTAAGGCTGTGGTTTCACAGCATGGAAATTTGCTTCCATCGAATTGGGGAACTTGCAGTTGTTTTCCTGCCCTGGCTGTCCTGTTAATCTCTCATCTGCTTGAGAACTTCATGATATTTCCATGAGCCACTTGTGTTTgctaaaacaacagaaaaacattgGGTTTTTCTTGGGTTCATTTCAGTCTGTTAGAGCACATGATGGTGCTTACTAACTAATGTCAGGTCCAGCAGAGAATAAGGCAGGAGAAAATGTTACCAGAAGGAGATTGCACTGCTGTTTCGTGTGGTAATCCCATAAATCTTGTGTGCCACTGAACTGATTTGATAGTTACACAGTAAATCCAATCTGAATAGGTCTTTGCTGTTACCAGGAGGTGCCAGCAATTTGTTCTTACCCTCTGGGGATTTTGGCCTTAGTATTTGAATGGGAGTGTGGTGAGCCAAACAAGGGCAGTAATCTATTCCAGTGTAACATGAGTGTTATTTTTGGCATGGGAGATGTGGCAGTGGAAAAGAAGCCAGGGTATGACTGATGGTATTCTTGTTTTACCAGCTGGATAGATTAGTTGAATTGACCATCTGACTGTGACCTGAGTGAATAAAAACCACTTGATCTTTGTCTTGCTTAGGTGGCTGACACGTTCCCTAAAACACAGTTGGAAACAATTACTGGCATGAATCTGCTGCCATGACACTTGGATGTTTTGCTTCAGAGTCTAAGATTTCACATCTATTAGCTGAAAACTCTTTGCCTGatcaaaagaaaatctttaaatTCATGGGTTGAATATATCAAAATCAGACATTTGAAACATTAATTTAGAgatttaaaattgtttaaatCATAACTTGTTAGTGCCGCAGTTCAGTTGTGTTTAAAAAGCAGAACTATCATCAATTGCCATGCAGGTAACATCAGAGTATCGGAGTTGTGCCCTGTGATTCCAGACTTCATCTTTTTAGTCCAGACTTGATGCCCAAAGTGAGAGGTGAAGATCTGCAAAGTGAAATAAAGGCACGGAACACAACAAATGAGTGCTGATATTTTGAAAATAGTGTTTCTAGTGCTTAAAAGTATGTTTTTTGTAGGCTCTGCTCCCAAGACTgatgcagagattttttttcacagttcagGGTTCTTACCCTGCTATCTCTGGTAGTACTGGCTAATACTTGACTCTGGTTGCTACATTTCAAGGGAGCTCACTGGAATATTAGCACCAAATGCTAGCTAGAGGCTTCAAAGATACACTGGCATTCTGATTTGTGAGCATATGGTTGTTCAAAGAATGAGTTTTAAATAACTTAAGCAGATTCTAATTAACACTGGAATGTTAATGACAGATTACCAAGCTGTTTTCAATTGTAGGATAACTCCTCAAAACTCAGTTCTGAAAGTCTGTAGAGATATGAATGGGTTGTGTTGTTCTGTTTTGGATTTGAGGCTTTCCCAGTATAATCATGGCCCCTGTGTTGCTTCactgatggaaagaaaaagggagttCCATCTGATGctaaaatggaagaaagctTTCCAGACAATATTAGTATAGATAAAATAGAGAGCAGGCCTTTCATTAAAAGCACTTTTAGGTGCAGTGAATACATAAGTGCACACAGAGTGTAAGGCTCTTACAAATGTATAACACTAATTAATTATCATATCTAATGGATACATACAGCCTGAGGATTGTCTGCCCTCAGAACCTCCCTCGGGTCTGCCCTTGGCACACCTCCCCAGAATTGGGCCGGAGGTCTCAAGGCCCCTGACTTCTTCACCATCATCACCCTTACATCACATGcctttggagcttctccaaggttTCTGAGCCTTCTGCTTTGACTACAGTGATGCCTTCTTGTGTCCTTTTGTGTATGTGTCCCAAACAAGATGTCCTTGCTAAAAAATTTTTCCTAGAAAAGACAATTAAAATTTCAAGAATTTTGAGACTGTGATATAAAACATAAGAAAGGGGCTTAGTAACTGTTAACCACTATTTAAAACTGTCAGAAACTATGCAGCTGTATTATTAAAAATTTGTATGCTACAAATCTTAAGGATCTTAAACCATCATCTCCTCTCATACTTCCTAAATATGTTGTAATTGTTGTTAGATGggtttgatattttaaaaaattaactcagttggttaaaacctggttgtaaTAATGTCAGGGTCATGGATacaatcccctatgtgggccactgacttcagagttggacttgatgatccttgtgggtcacttccatctcagaatagtctgtgattctgtgaaatacttAATAGCAAACAGAACTATGTCAAGTAAGTTGTGGTTTCTAGGCTGAATGGCTGGTTTGGGgcacagaaacaatttttttcaaaggtaATTCCTTAAATTGGGATTCACTGGAATTCTATGGTTTAAGGCAAGATCCAGGAGTTGTAGAGTACATGTCAGCTTTCTGGAGTGTTTCCTCAAAGTGTTAAAATAACTTTAACTGCTTTGTTTATGATTCAGTTATTAagttgaaaatgttttccagaaCACCTCGGCCTGTTGTTGTAGAACCAATGGAGCAGTTTGATGATGAGGATGGACTTCCAGAGAAGCTCATGCAAAAAACACAACAGTACCACAAGTAAGTTGTGGTTAGCTTTGTTTTATTAAACATGATTTATGTAAGTAGTTACTTTGATAAACATacactaatttttatttttgaggttGAGTAGCAGGAAGTAGCGTTTTGTATGTTGTATTATTTTGTGTCAAAGGATTAAACAGGGCCCTCCCAAAATTTACTAATCATAGTACAATTCAGAGACTTGCATTGTTGGTTTAACATTCTGTGCATTTACTAAAGTAGGCAGATTCTTGGCCTGCACTGCAATCAGTGGGAGCTCGTTGCCAGACCAGATAGAGTATGTTATGGATTACAGGGATGGTCTAATCCTGCAGACATTTACATATCCACAGATTTTTGTGTTCTCTGAATAGCTCTTCAGCTGTTTTCCCAGTCAGTGAAGGGTACATCTTTGCAGCTTTCAGATAAAACTTGGAGCATGACATGAGGAAGTGAGTCTTGATAGGACGTAGAAGTCACCTAATCTGAAAAtgcttgtttttaaattgtaatttaCCATTAAAAATCATGTTGCTTGAaggtaaaatgtttgttctgttAAGGCTGTAGAATACCAATTCCTAAAAGTTAGTCACTGTTAGGTACAATATTAGTgttaaaatgggaaataaaatgttgaCGCTTTTTAATGTCTACAGATTCTGGCTAACATTCTGAGCTACCTTAGTAAGCTTTGATATCAATCTAAATGACTGGTTTTATGAATTGACTGCTTGTTTTAGAAGGCTGAACACAGTTAATGTAGTGTTGCAATTTAGTATTTTGTACTGATGTAAATatgaattttcagtttaaattggACAGGTCTTTATTTGGACAATTTTCGGAAAATAGTCTTTGTTACTTGACGTGCCAGTTGAATTAAGTTTTATCTGGTTTGGAACGTGTTCATCTGACAGTTTGATTTAAAGTCAGATCCACACTTGAAGTGATTGTTTGTACATTCTCTGCCTGTTAGAGCTGTTGATCTACATGTCTGCTGCTGTATATTTTAACTGCAAATTTTTTATTAGGGAAAGAGAGCAGCCTCCACGTTTTGCTCAGCCTGGAACGTTCGAGTTTGAGTATGCGTCCAGGTGGAAGGCTCTTGATGAGATGGAAAAGCAACAGCGGGAACAGGTTGACAGGAACATTAGAGAAGCCAAAGAGAAACTGGAGGCAGAAATGGAAGCAGCTAGACATGAGCATCAGCTAATGCTGATGAGGCAAGGTAAAATTGGCTAAGCTACTAGTatttattgtgttttgtttgttttgtgtagCATTTTGACCTGCACTTTATACTTGGAGATTTTGCCAGCTACTATTTGATTAAATGCATTTAACTGAGAAAAAGGAAGTAATATTTCTCCTTACACATATTCCTTGATAATTTGAAGAAATGAATTAAGAAACTGATAAAGGGGTGATTGTGTGGGTCTGTTTTCTTCGTTTCTTAAATTTGTCTAGTGTAGGTAGTTCATGTatgggcggtcccgtggtgtaaagaAGAGcactggactctgaatcccaaggacctgagttccagtctcagtggggactgtcccctggcagttcaatgcctccctgccatcccatcccgtcacatctcggatgctcagcagggtcagccctggttagtaccgggtgctgtgacagtcccgaggacttcactgtcactgtccaagctcgctcggccgtggcagatggacctgaggacttaaacggtggggccagttctgcgcacgctgtgcctcacctaaaaaatgcactgtgcaggctggaagggcacacccacgtggggagagccctgcccaaatcttccttcacgaagtctggccatacatacaggTAGTTAAATTATGTAAATAATTATGTAAAATGATTGAATGGTAACTTCACActcataaataaaattattctccaTTTTTGACACTGCTTATGGTACTAGATAGGACTAAGTACTATTTGTGGGTCATGTGCAGAAAGAATGATAGCTTGTACTTGTGGCTGTTTTGTACACCTCTGGTATGATATTAAATGTTCCAGTAGCCCACGTTACTTTTTGCCCCCCTCTGAAACTCAGCTGAGAAGTCTGATGTGTGTGTAGTATCGTATGCATGTAGCAACTAAAAGTAACACGCAGTTGCCATGAATTTCAatcatttttcaaattttaagcTTATATATCCCTTTTTTGTATTGTTTGAACATCTTGTCTTCTAGTTGTGGGCTAAAAGTCCTCTAGCAGTTGCTTTCAAGCCTTATCTTTGGAAATGGAACAGAGTGAAGCTTGTCTTTTTTGGGCAGAGAGAACAGTAACAGGGCAAGTACTaaaggttttgggtttttaaatCTAAAGGGAGATCATGGCTACCTAAAAAATTCCTGTCCTTAAGAGTGTTAGATCGTAAGACAGCACAACAATTAGCGTGATAGACTGAGTAAGAGTCCTTGTCCGTTCAAAACAATGGGAACTTGTTGAGATTCTAAGTAGGGGATGCATTTCAAAACTTAAACCCAAgtagaccctgagattagctcagttggttaaaacttggttgtaataatgccaaggtcatgggttcaatcccctgtatgggccattgtcttgagagttggactcgatgatccctgtgggtcccttccaactcagaacagtctgtgatatATTCTGTGATATAACTTACAAGTTGTCTACTGCAATGACTTGGCTTTACTTAAAGATTACACTTAAGGAGGAACATTTTTGTTGATAGTATGACTTCTCAGTATGGattggtttattttcatttttttcctgcttgcttaaagacattttctaaatatatgAGCTGAATTAGAGTAGTCACTAGAGTGGTGGAATTGGAGAATGTTAATGCTTAATTATATTGCATGTAAATGCATAGTCTTCTAAAATAagctttaaaacattttcataacTGGGATGGAGTTGAAAAGGAATGGAATAtacttaattttttatataGTATTCTTAGAACTACTGCAACTGGAAGTTGTCATTAGGAGGAGGTTTACGTAGCCTGTTTTTCTTGACTAGGCACACATGCTTTCAGTGTGCAGCCATGCTGTTTTCATAAGGTCTTAAACAGAGCATaattacataaaaatgtaaCATAATTTGTATATATCTAATAACATAAAAAGCGTAAGGTCTTACAGAGAGCACAGTAACATAGAAAACTCTTCTGAAATGCCAGATAGTTA
Protein-coding sequences here:
- the PSPC1 gene encoding paraspeckle component 1 encodes the protein MAANRNLKQVRIENSSPAAPLGMVGGGGGNLKGLRGLEAESEAAAMALAPSKEGGGDEEQEVGFTIDIKSFLKPGEKSYTQRCRLFVGNLPTDITEEDFKRLFERYGEPSEVFINRDRGFGFIRLESRTLAEIAKAELDGTILKSRPLRIRFATHGAALTVKNLSPVVSNELLEQAFSQFGPVERAVVVVDDRGRATGKGFVEFAAKPPARKALERCSDGAFLLTTTPRPVVVEPMEQFDDEDGLPEKLMQKTQQYHKEREQPPRFAQPGTFEFEYASRWKALDEMEKQQREQVDRNIREAKEKLEAEMEAARHEHQLMLMRQDLMRRQEELRRLEELRNQELQKRKQIQLRHEEEHRRREEEMLRQREQEELRRQQEGGFKPNFMDNREQEMRMGDMGPRGAINMGDAFSPAPAGNQGPPPMMGMNMNSRGTLPGPAMGPGPSMGPEGAANMGTPMMPDNGTVHNERFPQGGPSQMGSPLVSRTGSETPQSPMSGVGAVSGGPGGFGRGNPGGNFEGPNKRRRY